In Spirosoma aureum, a single genomic region encodes these proteins:
- a CDS encoding efflux RND transporter permease subunit translates to MNQLIASALTRPVTIVVLVLGMLVFSVMAVLNIPVDIFPKLNAPTIYIAQSYGGMMPSQMEGFIATRYQNQMLYVSGVKDVDVKNVQGLTLVKCSFYENTNMAQAAGEVANQVSRVLSYLPPGSQPPVVVRFDASTLPVGQLVFNSKTRSLSEIQDLASTKIRPLLAKIPGASSPPPFGGNERTVVIKVDPSKMQSYALTPDQIVQSVVKANQISPAGVVRMKDYAYMTPSNSVINTVSEFAQIPLKMGTGPTVLLGDVATVNDAADQTVGYALVNGKRAVYIPVTKTGDASTMAVVTALKAKLAEMQSLLPDDVKLSYEFDQSVYVSNAVSGLMSEGIIGAVLTGLTVLLFLRDWRSSLIVVLTIPVAILAAVMLLNAAGQTINIMTLSGLALAIGILVDEATVTIENIHQHLEMGKPKARAIYDACLEIAFPEFLILICILAVFAPSFLMSGVPKAMFLPLSLSIGFAMIVAFFLALTLVPVLSNWWMKAHHKGDHEEAVQALNSQEVAQVESHAHYEKTTKNELKGFDKFKARYISLVETLLRHRTLVISCYVLITFGLAGLLFMNIGQDMLPKSNAKQFQVRVIAPQGMRIERTEERVQQVLGIIEQLVGKENVEISSAFVGMTPSSYGTSNLYVFNAGPHEATVQVALSEEYSGNMDVLRDNLRAAVRKQLPGVGISYEPIELTDKIMSQGASTPIEVQVGGKSLEDGQAYAKRLQEGLKSIPYLRDIRIKQPLNYPTLDIQFDRIKAAQFGLTADDISKSLVAATSSSRFTAKNLWLDRKTGYAYQVQVQLPEYEMSSVEDMENIPLVKGQLRPTLGDVATIHRTTVPGEYDRSGPRRLVTVSANIFNKDLGTATRDVQQVIDGLGTPPKGTVVDLQGMAQLLRDTLGSLQTGLGLAIVVIFLMLMANFQSFGVAFVVLSTIPAVLAGSLGLLSLTGSTLNLQSYMGIIMSVGVSVANAILLITNAEQLRLVYNDSTKAALTAGSMRLRPIMMTSLAMIAGMIPMASGLGEAGDQSAPLGRAVIGGLFFSAFAALLILPVIFASVQGRASVKSASLNPNDEESEFYDGIDPLKKQLLTTHPN, encoded by the coding sequence ATGAACCAACTCATCGCGTCTGCACTCACCCGACCGGTCACCATTGTGGTGCTGGTACTGGGCATGCTGGTGTTCTCGGTCATGGCCGTGCTGAACATCCCCGTCGATATCTTTCCCAAACTCAACGCCCCCACCATCTACATCGCTCAATCCTACGGCGGCATGATGCCCTCCCAGATGGAAGGTTTTATTGCCACCCGGTATCAAAATCAGATGCTGTACGTCTCCGGCGTGAAAGATGTGGATGTCAAAAACGTGCAGGGCCTGACGCTGGTGAAATGTTCGTTTTACGAAAATACGAACATGGCCCAGGCGGCCGGGGAAGTGGCCAATCAGGTAAGTCGGGTGCTTTCCTACCTGCCCCCCGGCTCGCAACCGCCAGTCGTGGTTCGCTTTGATGCCTCCACACTGCCCGTGGGTCAGCTCGTATTTAATTCCAAGACTCGATCCCTATCGGAAATCCAGGATCTGGCGTCGACGAAGATCAGGCCCCTGCTGGCCAAGATTCCGGGCGCTTCCTCTCCGCCACCGTTCGGGGGTAACGAACGAACCGTGGTGATCAAAGTTGATCCCAGCAAGATGCAGTCCTACGCCCTGACGCCCGATCAGATTGTGCAGTCCGTGGTCAAGGCTAACCAGATTTCCCCGGCGGGGGTGGTGCGCATGAAAGACTATGCCTACATGACGCCTTCGAATTCGGTCATCAATACGGTGAGCGAGTTTGCGCAAATTCCGCTGAAAATGGGGACGGGGCCAACGGTTCTGTTGGGTGATGTGGCCACCGTCAATGACGCGGCTGACCAGACAGTCGGCTACGCCCTGGTGAATGGGAAGCGGGCCGTTTACATCCCGGTAACTAAAACGGGCGATGCCTCCACCATGGCGGTTGTAACGGCCCTAAAAGCCAAACTGGCCGAGATGCAGAGCTTACTGCCTGATGACGTGAAACTCAGCTACGAATTCGATCAGTCGGTGTATGTTTCCAATGCAGTCAGTGGATTGATGAGCGAAGGCATTATCGGGGCCGTCCTGACAGGCCTTACGGTGCTGCTGTTTCTGCGCGACTGGCGCAGCTCGCTGATTGTAGTCCTGACAATTCCCGTGGCCATCTTGGCGGCTGTGATGCTCTTGAATGCGGCTGGCCAGACAATCAACATCATGACCTTATCCGGGCTAGCCTTGGCCATTGGTATCCTGGTCGATGAAGCAACGGTAACCATCGAAAATATTCACCAGCACCTGGAGATGGGGAAACCTAAGGCCCGGGCGATTTACGATGCCTGTCTGGAAATTGCCTTCCCCGAATTTTTGATCCTGATCTGTATTCTGGCCGTTTTTGCTCCTTCCTTTTTGATGAGTGGCGTACCCAAAGCTATGTTTTTACCCCTGTCGCTCTCGATTGGGTTTGCGATGATCGTAGCCTTTTTTCTAGCCTTAACGCTCGTGCCAGTCTTATCCAATTGGTGGATGAAGGCGCATCACAAAGGGGATCATGAAGAGGCCGTGCAGGCCCTAAATTCGCAGGAAGTCGCGCAGGTAGAAAGCCATGCTCACTATGAAAAGACGACCAAAAACGAGCTGAAGGGGTTTGATAAATTCAAAGCGCGGTACATATCGCTGGTTGAAACGCTGTTACGCCATCGTACGCTGGTGATCAGTTGTTACGTCCTGATCACGTTTGGATTAGCTGGTTTACTGTTTATGAACATTGGTCAGGATATGCTGCCCAAAAGCAATGCCAAACAATTCCAGGTGCGGGTCATTGCGCCCCAGGGCATGCGCATCGAACGGACAGAGGAGCGGGTTCAGCAGGTACTGGGCATCATTGAGCAGTTGGTCGGCAAAGAAAACGTGGAAATTTCGTCGGCGTTCGTCGGCATGACCCCGTCCAGTTACGGGACCAGTAATCTCTACGTGTTCAACGCCGGGCCTCATGAAGCAACCGTGCAGGTAGCGCTGAGTGAAGAATATTCCGGCAATATGGATGTCCTGCGGGATAACCTGCGGGCTGCTGTGCGAAAACAATTGCCGGGCGTGGGTATTTCCTACGAGCCCATTGAGTTGACCGATAAAATTATGAGCCAGGGCGCGTCAACGCCGATTGAAGTGCAGGTCGGAGGGAAAAGCCTGGAAGATGGCCAGGCGTACGCCAAACGGTTGCAGGAGGGGCTCAAATCCATTCCCTATCTGCGCGATATTCGCATCAAACAACCCCTGAATTACCCCACCCTGGATATTCAGTTCGATCGAATCAAAGCGGCTCAGTTTGGCCTGACCGCTGATGATATTTCGAAAAGCCTGGTAGCAGCCACCTCGTCAAGCCGGTTCACCGCCAAGAATCTCTGGCTGGATCGAAAAACCGGCTATGCCTATCAAGTGCAGGTGCAATTGCCCGAATACGAAATGAGTTCGGTGGAAGACATGGAAAATATTCCTCTGGTGAAAGGCCAGCTTCGCCCGACGCTAGGCGATGTGGCGACCATTCACCGGACAACCGTCCCGGGTGAATATGACCGCAGTGGGCCACGACGGTTGGTGACCGTATCGGCTAATATTTTCAATAAAGATTTAGGGACGGCCACGCGGGATGTGCAACAGGTGATTGATGGCTTAGGCACCCCACCCAAGGGGACCGTGGTGGATTTGCAGGGGATGGCTCAGCTATTGCGCGATACGCTGGGCAGTTTGCAAACGGGTCTAGGACTGGCCATTGTGGTTATTTTCCTGATGCTGATGGCCAATTTCCAATCGTTTGGTGTGGCCTTCGTGGTGCTGTCAACGATTCCAGCGGTGCTGGCCGGTTCGCTGGGGCTGCTCAGCCTGACGGGTAGTACGCTTAATCTACAATCCTACATGGGCATCATCATGTCGGTAGGGGTATCGGTGGCCAATGCGATCCTGTTGATCACCAATGCCGAGCAATTACGCCTGGTTTATAACGACTCCACCAAGGCGGCTCTAACGGCAGGGAGCATGCGTCTACGACCCATTATGATGACCTCGCTGGCCATGATTGCCGGGATGATTCCCATGGCCTCGGGGCTGGGTGAAGCGGGGGATCAGTCGGCTCCGCTGGGACGGGCGGTGATCGGAGGACTGTTTTTCTCGGCGTTTGCGGCCCTGTTAATTCTACCCGTCATTTTTGCCAGTGTTCAGGGCAGAGCCTCCGTCAAATCAGCCTCATTGAATCCCAATGATGAAGAAAGCGAGTTTTATGATGGTATTGACCCACTGAAAAAACAACTCTTAACCACGCACCCCAACTAA
- a CDS encoding TolC family protein — protein MNISLPSRWLTGLLLISAGIVSAQTNPVDSVLTLARALDLAVQNYPSIKNKLTETQATQADLAARKASFLPVASFQAQALYGTSNNVRGATFPNEGSTNSVSSGVKANGPTTDAVWGSLSSLNVNWKAITFGRNKAELALSKSAIQRANADYYQELFVHRVRVADTYLMALIIDQTVKVQAANLARIDAFRTVMQANTRSGRRPGVDSVLADAEVAKARLLLIESRRIAQQQRVQLGEFMGLPGSTFRLDTNTFQVALPPDFQFSAEKLANHPVLSYFRRQIEFSQARVEAIRKSYLPAIALNGSFWARGSGISDNTTPEGNFIYNPSLGAGLPFRVANYFVGVSTFWRFSDLFRTRQETKAQVMRTQGDQYQYDQEVLRIKAEQQTADLQIQNAYEAAQQAPVQLGAARAAYEQAQARYTAGLSNVYEFTQAFTLLNRAEIDQFVTTNNVWRALLLKSAAEGDLTNFIKLTTK, from the coding sequence ATGAACATCTCGTTGCCAAGTCGATGGCTTACTGGCCTGCTGCTGATCAGCGCTGGCATTGTGTCGGCTCAAACTAATCCCGTTGATTCCGTCCTGACGCTTGCCAGAGCACTTGATCTGGCCGTGCAGAATTACCCATCCATTAAAAATAAACTCACCGAAACCCAGGCAACACAAGCGGATCTGGCTGCGCGGAAAGCCAGTTTTTTGCCCGTTGCCTCGTTTCAGGCACAGGCCTTGTACGGGACGTCCAATAATGTACGGGGGGCTACCTTTCCTAATGAAGGGTCGACCAATTCAGTTTCCAGCGGGGTTAAAGCCAATGGACCAACAACCGATGCAGTATGGGGCAGTTTAAGCTCCCTAAACGTTAACTGGAAGGCGATCACCTTTGGTCGTAACAAAGCCGAACTAGCGTTGTCCAAATCGGCGATTCAGCGGGCGAATGCCGATTATTATCAGGAACTGTTCGTTCACCGGGTTCGCGTGGCCGATACCTACCTGATGGCATTGATTATCGACCAGACGGTCAAAGTGCAGGCAGCTAATCTAGCCCGGATCGACGCTTTCCGGACCGTGATGCAGGCCAATACCCGCTCGGGCAGACGGCCCGGTGTTGATAGTGTACTGGCCGATGCCGAAGTAGCTAAAGCCCGGCTGCTACTGATTGAGAGTCGCCGAATAGCCCAGCAGCAACGGGTGCAACTGGGCGAGTTTATGGGCTTGCCTGGTTCGACGTTCCGGCTGGATACCAACACCTTTCAGGTTGCCTTACCCCCCGATTTCCAGTTTTCAGCCGAAAAGCTGGCCAATCATCCGGTATTGTCCTACTTCCGACGGCAGATTGAGTTTAGCCAGGCCCGTGTGGAAGCTATCCGAAAATCCTATTTACCCGCTATTGCTTTGAATGGCTCATTCTGGGCCAGGGGATCGGGGATCAGCGATAACACCACCCCAGAAGGCAATTTCATTTATAACCCATCGCTGGGGGCCGGTTTACCGTTCCGGGTGGCTAACTATTTTGTGGGCGTGAGTACATTTTGGCGCTTCAGTGATCTGTTTCGGACCCGTCAGGAAACCAAGGCGCAAGTCATGCGGACGCAGGGGGATCAATACCAGTATGATCAGGAAGTGCTCCGCATCAAAGCCGAACAGCAAACAGCCGATCTGCAGATTCAGAACGCTTACGAGGCAGCTCAGCAGGCCCCCGTCCAATTGGGGGCGGCACGGGCAGCCTATGAACAGGCGCAGGCCCGGTACACGGCAGGCCTATCGAACGTGTACGAATTTACCCAGGCGTTTACCTTGTTGAACCGGGCTGAGATCGACCAGTTCGTCACGACCAATAATGTCTGGCGGGCGCTCCTACTTAAATCCGCTGCCGAAGGTGACTTGACCAATTTCATTAAACTGACTACGAAATAA
- a CDS encoding sensor histidine kinase, which yields MLIRHKLTILFTAIGLAIQIAFTSFVYTFYSVYREQGFTVRLQGKARLFGRVMISRHSSQGVLDRALNATDLQTLTEEHISIFDQQGNLVFTNQAPAYVQKEARFIPALAKQTSIQFTINRNEGVGIVYRDRDLPYSIFVTGYDRLGHSKQQNLLVILLVANLGGFLLIMISGWYFVGLFLRPLANMVSRVRGVQADAHLTFRLNEGNQTDEIAQLAMTFNQLLTQLQTTFENQRQFVSHASHELRTPLTTVLGTLETSHQYDTNPADWRISMEVAMRELTKLVKLTNSLLKLANTGDGSLAMSPIRLEECVMSAVSQVKQKRADCTVSFQFGQMPADDFFEVMGNEILLTTALQNVIDNACKYSRQVVLVDLFTQPASAQHVITVTDQGIGIPLDDQPHVFEPLYRGQNAGQAEGFGVGLAITQQIILRHQGKISLVSSPATGTIVRIELPAYDAKALRAA from the coding sequence ATGTTAATCCGACATAAATTAACGATCCTCTTTACGGCGATCGGTCTGGCCATCCAGATTGCCTTTACCAGCTTTGTCTACACCTTTTACTCGGTTTACCGGGAGCAGGGATTTACAGTACGTTTGCAGGGCAAAGCCCGGCTATTTGGGCGGGTCATGATTTCCCGTCATTCCAGCCAAGGCGTTCTGGATCGCGCCCTGAATGCCACGGATCTGCAAACCCTCACCGAAGAGCATATCAGCATTTTTGATCAGCAAGGCAACTTGGTGTTTACCAACCAGGCGCCCGCTTACGTGCAAAAAGAAGCCCGCTTCATTCCGGCACTGGCCAAACAAACCTCCATTCAATTTACCATCAACCGCAACGAAGGCGTTGGAATCGTGTACCGGGACCGGGACCTGCCCTATTCCATCTTTGTAACGGGTTATGACCGACTGGGCCATTCCAAACAACAGAACCTGCTGGTTATTTTGCTCGTCGCTAATCTGGGGGGCTTTTTGCTGATCATGATTTCGGGCTGGTACTTTGTGGGCCTGTTTTTGCGTCCCCTTGCCAACATGGTCAGCCGGGTTAGGGGCGTACAGGCCGACGCCCATTTGACGTTTCGATTGAATGAAGGCAACCAAACCGATGAAATTGCCCAGCTGGCCATGACCTTCAACCAGTTATTAACCCAGCTTCAAACCACCTTCGAGAACCAGCGGCAGTTCGTTTCCCATGCCTCCCATGAACTGCGTACGCCCTTAACGACCGTGCTGGGTACTCTCGAAACCTCCCACCAGTACGATACCAATCCCGCCGACTGGCGAATCAGTATGGAGGTGGCCATGCGGGAACTGACCAAGCTGGTCAAGTTGACCAATAGCCTCTTGAAGCTAGCCAACACGGGCGACGGTTCGCTGGCCATGAGCCCGATTCGACTGGAGGAATGCGTGATGAGCGCGGTTAGTCAGGTCAAGCAGAAGCGAGCCGACTGTACCGTTTCGTTTCAGTTTGGGCAGATGCCCGCCGACGATTTTTTCGAGGTCATGGGCAATGAAATCCTGCTGACGACGGCCCTGCAAAACGTCATCGACAATGCCTGCAAATACTCCCGGCAGGTCGTTTTGGTCGATCTGTTCACCCAGCCGGCCAGTGCCCAACACGTCATCACCGTTACCGATCAGGGCATCGGTATTCCTCTCGACGATCAACCCCATGTGTTCGAACCCTTGTACCGGGGGCAAAATGCGGGGCAGGCGGAGGGGTTTGGCGTAGGGCTGGCCATCACCCAGCAGATCATTCTGCGTCATCAGGGCAAAATAAGCCTGGTTTCATCCCCAGCGACAGGTACCATCGTGCGCATCGAACTACCCGCTTATGATGCCAAAGCCCTTCGGGCGGCTTAG
- a CDS encoding efflux RND transporter periplasmic adaptor subunit: MKNLLYYSVLLLGTVCFLPACTSNEESKTSTGEKAEASPEVAFQTVPVSIKTQAKQLALPGELSPYYDVALYAKVNGFINRMPVDVGDKVHRGQVLAIMEAPELESELSRTLSELTAARGRLNISKSNYRRLVQAAKTAGAVAPQELDQAQAVVMGDSANLISQQQRVAGARQMKQYLLLTAPFDGVVTERILSPGALVGPTQKDAQPMLRLKEIGRLRLQVTVPEVYAGQIRQNAPVTYSVNAFPGKVFRGKINRISYNVERSVRAELIEIEVKNPGLQLMPGMYATVGFPVQRQSKSLYVPKTAVVISMEGSYVITVINGKTHWVTVQTGNESNDQIEVIGNLKSTDQVLVNGSDDIRDNMAIKTVSEPKVARH; this comes from the coding sequence ATGAAAAACCTGTTGTATTACAGTGTGCTGCTGCTCGGAACGGTTTGTTTCCTACCGGCCTGCACCTCGAACGAAGAGTCAAAAACATCAACTGGAGAAAAAGCAGAAGCGAGCCCCGAGGTTGCCTTCCAGACGGTTCCGGTTTCCATTAAGACCCAGGCTAAACAACTGGCGTTGCCAGGCGAATTGAGTCCCTATTACGATGTAGCTCTCTACGCCAAAGTGAACGGCTTTATTAACCGTATGCCCGTTGATGTAGGCGATAAAGTACATCGGGGTCAGGTATTGGCCATCATGGAAGCGCCCGAACTGGAATCGGAATTAAGCCGGACACTGTCCGAACTAACAGCCGCCAGGGGTCGACTCAACATCAGTAAAAGCAATTACCGGCGTCTGGTGCAGGCCGCTAAAACGGCGGGAGCAGTAGCTCCCCAGGAGCTGGATCAAGCCCAGGCGGTTGTTATGGGGGATAGTGCCAATTTGATTAGCCAGCAGCAACGGGTCGCGGGAGCCCGGCAGATGAAGCAATATTTGTTACTTACGGCTCCCTTCGATGGGGTGGTTACCGAACGCATTCTGAGTCCTGGCGCGCTGGTAGGACCGACTCAGAAAGATGCGCAGCCAATGCTGAGACTTAAAGAAATTGGGCGGTTGCGCCTGCAGGTAACCGTGCCGGAAGTGTATGCGGGCCAGATACGGCAGAATGCGCCCGTGACGTATTCGGTAAATGCCTTTCCGGGCAAAGTATTTAGGGGTAAGATTAACCGAATTTCTTATAACGTCGAACGAAGTGTGCGGGCTGAACTGATTGAGATCGAGGTAAAAAATCCGGGACTGCAACTTATGCCGGGGATGTACGCGACGGTCGGCTTTCCGGTTCAACGGCAAAGTAAAAGTCTGTATGTGCCCAAAACAGCCGTGGTCATTTCGATGGAAGGCAGCTACGTAATTACGGTAATAAATGGAAAAACGCATTGGGTAACCGTTCAAACCGGCAATGAGTCAAACGATCAGATCGAAGTGATTGGCAATCTCAAGTCTACCGATCAGGTGCTCGTCAATGGATCGGATGATATTCGGGATAATATGGCAATTAAAACCGTTTCAGAACCGAAAGTCGCGCGTCACTAA
- a CDS encoding glycoside hydrolase family 127 protein gives MNALSSYAQLMVQRFEPVGFSKVMITDGFWKPKMDKVATATLQACIVQTEQKTGRIRNFEKVARKQGEKHEGIYYDDSDVYKAIEAMAYSLKNHPDAAVQQKADEWIDKIAAAQLPDGYLNTYYTLTGLDKRWTDMERHEDYCAGHLIEAAVAYYNTTGKRKLLDVAIRFADHIDSTFRVTNRPWVSGHQEIELALMRLYHLTNQDRYLKLADWFLDQRGRGYGKGKIWDEWKNPKYCQDDVPVKQQKEITGHAVRAMYQYTGAADVAAATNDQGYMNAMTTVWEDVVYRNMYLTGGIGSSGHNEGFTEDFDLPNESAYCETCASVGMVFWNQRMNLLTGESKYIDVLERSLYNGALDGISLSGDRFFYGNPLSSAGNYGRSEWFGTACCPSNIARLVASLGDYIYGRSEQGIWVNLFVASNTTFTFGKNTVPLQLETNYPWEGNVKITVNPAKKVGYALHVRIPGWSENVPAPGKLYQFTDISSERVEILLNGKSVTYRQDKGYAVIDRTWQKGDVVEVKLPMEVRQVAARTDVKADQDRIALQRGPLVYCVEGVDNQERAYNILVPNKATFTTKSHQVLEEPVVAIQANLSILESATDGLSVQIKPKSITAIPYYAWANRGKSPMQVWLPRRIKEVKITD, from the coding sequence ATGAATGCCCTATCGAGCTATGCCCAATTGATGGTTCAGCGATTCGAACCTGTCGGGTTCTCGAAGGTGATGATTACCGATGGTTTCTGGAAACCGAAGATGGACAAAGTGGCTACGGCCACGCTCCAGGCCTGCATTGTGCAAACGGAACAGAAAACGGGGCGGATTCGCAATTTTGAAAAAGTAGCCCGCAAACAGGGTGAAAAGCACGAAGGCATCTACTACGACGACAGTGACGTCTACAAAGCTATTGAAGCGATGGCGTATTCGCTCAAAAATCATCCGGATGCCGCCGTTCAACAAAAAGCTGATGAGTGGATTGATAAGATTGCGGCCGCTCAACTGCCCGATGGCTACCTCAATACGTATTACACGCTGACGGGGCTGGATAAACGCTGGACCGACATGGAACGGCACGAAGATTATTGCGCGGGTCACCTGATTGAAGCGGCCGTTGCGTATTACAATACCACGGGCAAGCGTAAACTGTTAGACGTAGCGATTCGCTTTGCCGATCATATTGATTCAACGTTCCGAGTTACGAATCGTCCCTGGGTGAGCGGCCATCAGGAAATTGAACTGGCCCTGATGCGACTATACCATCTGACCAACCAGGACCGGTACCTGAAACTGGCTGACTGGTTTCTGGATCAGCGTGGGCGGGGTTACGGCAAGGGTAAAATCTGGGATGAGTGGAAGAACCCCAAATATTGCCAGGACGACGTACCGGTGAAGCAGCAAAAAGAAATTACCGGGCACGCCGTTCGGGCCATGTACCAGTACACCGGTGCCGCCGATGTAGCAGCCGCCACCAACGACCAGGGCTACATGAACGCCATGACAACCGTTTGGGAGGACGTCGTTTACCGGAATATGTATCTGACCGGTGGCATCGGCTCGTCGGGTCATAACGAAGGCTTCACGGAGGACTTTGATTTGCCCAACGAATCGGCCTACTGCGAAACCTGCGCGTCGGTGGGCATGGTATTCTGGAATCAGCGGATGAATCTGTTAACCGGAGAGAGCAAATATATCGACGTACTGGAACGAAGTTTATATAATGGCGCGCTGGATGGTATAAGCCTGAGCGGGGATCGCTTTTTCTATGGTAATCCGCTCTCGTCGGCCGGTAATTATGGACGTAGTGAATGGTTCGGTACGGCCTGCTGCCCGTCGAATATTGCCCGACTGGTGGCTTCACTGGGCGATTACATCTATGGTCGCTCTGAGCAGGGAATTTGGGTAAACCTGTTCGTGGCCAGCAATACGACGTTTACATTCGGAAAAAACACGGTGCCGCTGCAACTGGAAACCAATTATCCGTGGGAAGGCAACGTAAAAATTACGGTTAATCCAGCGAAAAAGGTTGGATATGCCTTACATGTCAGAATACCAGGCTGGTCGGAAAACGTACCGGCGCCCGGCAAGCTATATCAGTTTACGGATATTAGCAGTGAAAGAGTCGAAATTCTGTTGAATGGTAAATCGGTAACGTATCGTCAGGATAAAGGCTATGCCGTTATCGACCGGACCTGGCAAAAAGGCGATGTTGTAGAGGTAAAATTGCCCATGGAAGTTCGGCAGGTAGCTGCCCGAACTGACGTAAAAGCCGATCAAGATCGAATCGCCTTACAACGGGGTCCTCTGGTCTACTGTGTAGAAGGTGTTGATAATCAGGAACGGGCCTATAATATTCTTGTCCCGAATAAAGCAACGTTCACAACGAAATCGCATCAGGTGCTTGAAGAGCCTGTTGTTGCTATACAAGCCAATCTATCTATCCTTGAATCAGCAACCGACGGGCTAAGTGTACAAATAAAACCTAAATCCATTACTGCGATCCCGTATTACGCCTGGGCAAATCGGGGGAAAAGCCCAATGCAGGTATGGTTGCCGAGACGGATTAAGGAAGTGAAAATTACAGATTAA
- a CDS encoding response regulator transcription factor — MKILLVEDEVSLASFIKKGLEAESFSTDLAYDGYVGKQLFQKNEYDAVILDVNLPSLNGFDLCRLIKRENERTPVLMLTALDTLDDKVKGFDAGADDYLPKPFAFKELLLRIRAITKRHVLRHSTVLRLADLTLNLDTKVVTRAEKRIELTSKEFALLEYMLLHKGKIISRAELAERVWDTDFDSNTNVIDVYINYLRKKIDKEFSSKLLHTVIGMGYSLHES, encoded by the coding sequence ATGAAGATATTGCTCGTTGAAGACGAAGTTAGTTTAGCGTCATTTATCAAAAAAGGACTGGAGGCCGAATCCTTTAGTACCGACCTCGCCTATGATGGTTACGTCGGCAAACAACTATTCCAGAAAAATGAGTATGATGCCGTTATTCTAGACGTGAACCTACCTTCCTTAAACGGGTTTGACCTGTGTCGGCTCATTAAACGGGAGAACGAACGAACCCCGGTTCTGATGCTGACGGCGCTGGATACCCTAGATGATAAAGTTAAAGGCTTTGACGCGGGGGCGGATGATTACCTGCCCAAACCCTTTGCCTTTAAGGAACTGCTGCTGCGGATTCGAGCCATTACAAAACGCCATGTGCTTCGTCATTCTACTGTCTTGCGCTTGGCCGATCTAACCCTGAATTTAGATACGAAAGTGGTTACCCGCGCCGAAAAACGCATTGAGTTAACATCCAAAGAGTTTGCCTTGCTGGAATACATGCTGCTGCATAAAGGCAAAATCATTTCCCGCGCCGAACTGGCCGAACGGGTCTGGGATACGGACTTTGATTCTAATACCAATGTCATTGATGTCTACATTAACTACCTCCGCAAGAAGATCGATAAGGAGTTTTCCTCCAAACTCTTACACACTGTAATCGGCATGGGCTACTCGCTACATGAATCCTAA
- the lgt gene encoding prolipoprotein diacylglyceryl transferase produces the protein MLISPRIGFLPGVIIWTAKAELFRAGPFVITWYGLCFALSFIIGLKVITYIFNQENKPTREVDSLLLYLVISTIGGARLGHFLIYEPTMLWQHPLEVLLPPYRSLASHGAAIGILLGLFFYTRTRQEPGESFLWVGDRIAIVVALSGCFIRLGNPMNSEIIGRPTRVPWGFIFVNNTEYSNVPRHPAQLYEALTCLLLFGVLLWIWFRDKASLPHGLLIGVFLTWVFSLRFLYEFIKENQVPFEDQMRLNVGQLLSVPAVLIGVFLLIRSYNTVLHRHLPG, from the coding sequence ATGCTTATTTCTCCACGCATTGGCTTCCTGCCTGGTGTCATTATCTGGACGGCAAAAGCGGAACTGTTTCGCGCCGGACCGTTTGTTATAACCTGGTATGGGCTTTGTTTTGCCCTGAGTTTTATAATTGGCCTTAAGGTTATTACCTATATTTTTAATCAGGAGAACAAACCAACGCGGGAAGTAGATTCACTGCTGCTGTACCTAGTCATTTCAACAATCGGCGGTGCCCGTCTGGGGCATTTCCTAATCTATGAACCGACGATGCTTTGGCAACATCCGCTGGAAGTACTGCTACCCCCGTACCGTAGTTTAGCCAGTCATGGAGCCGCAATTGGTATTTTACTAGGTTTGTTTTTCTATACGCGTACCCGGCAAGAGCCCGGAGAATCCTTTTTGTGGGTAGGCGATCGGATCGCTATCGTAGTGGCATTAAGCGGCTGTTTTATCCGGCTGGGCAATCCGATGAATTCCGAAATTATTGGTCGACCAACACGTGTACCCTGGGGATTTATCTTCGTTAACAACACGGAGTATTCTAACGTGCCGCGCCACCCAGCCCAATTGTATGAAGCCCTGACCTGTCTGCTTTTGTTTGGTGTACTGTTGTGGATCTGGTTCCGCGATAAGGCGTCCCTCCCCCACGGTTTATTGATCGGGGTGTTTCTGACTTGGGTCTTTAGTTTACGTTTTCTGTATGAATTTATTAAAGAAAACCAGGTTCCATTTGAAGATCAGATGCGTCTGAATGTGGGTCAGCTATTAAGTGTTCCTGCCGTGTTGATTGGCGTGTTCTTACTAATCAGGAGCTATAACACCGTACTACATCGCCATTTGCCTGGATAA